From a region of the Panicum virgatum strain AP13 chromosome 2K, P.virgatum_v5, whole genome shotgun sequence genome:
- the LOC120695964 gene encoding uncharacterized protein LOC120695964 yields MAKLTISYVKTLAQIIDHLGLEEPKIAYEKGESGTFHATIEVDHVNWVSMGYRGQQEFTGKSSVSARRAVGKAAHKVVNTLEKYGLVKINDFSRKQLKLWKKRVMNIAKVCKELIDERDVLERNNAYLQNKHNKLLAENARMEEEISRLEEKIVGRTEGEKEDKEPTSKNDHLDGDNTTMEEFMEVK; encoded by the coding sequence ATGGCAAAATTGACCATAAGTTATGTGAAGACTCTAGCACAAATCATAGATCATCTTGGATTGGAGGAACCAAAAATAGCGTATGAGAAGGGAGAGAGCGGAACGTTCCATGCTACCATAGAAGTGGACCATGTGAACTGGGTATCCATGGGATACAGAGGCCAACAAGAATTCACAGGCAAGTCATCAGTTTCCGCAAGAAGAGCTGTTGGGAAGGCCGCTCATAAAGTTGTCAATACTCTGGAGAAATATGGTCTCGTCAAGATCAATGATTTCAGCAGGAAACAACTGAAGCTGTGGAAGAAAAGAGTCATGAATATTGCTAAGGTATGCAAGGAACTCATCGACGAAAGAGATGTACTTGAGAGGAACAACGCGTACCTACAAAACAAGCACAATAAATTACTTGCAGAGAATGCTAGGATGGAAGAAGAAATATCGAGGCTGGAGGAAAAGATAGTTGGGCGCACAGAAGGTGAAAAGGAAGATAAGGAGCCCACTAGCAAGAACGACCACTTGGATGGAGATAACACTACAATGGAGGAATTCATGGAAGTTAAGTAG
- the LOC120695177 gene encoding ATP-dependent DNA helicase pif1-like, producing the protein MTDYGLPNPDPTLCSKVKNRLMAEELAYDSEMLLHVHETLINQLNYEQRHIYDVVIQSVYGKTGRCFFVYGYGGTGKTFLWNAIISRLRSEKHIVLAVASSGVAALLLLGGRTAHSRFKIPIVIDESSMCDIKRGTFLADLIVQSSLVIWDEAPMTHRHCFESLDRSMRDILGQLDSSNSDRMFGGKTMLLGGDFRQVLPVVEGGNRLDTIDASITNSYLWDHVKILKLTTNMRILGMGRSGLAAKEVKDFSDWVLSVGDGTTKGTAEIDDGDSELIEIPSDILVPRLDSAIDDIISSTYPNLGASYSDPTYLRERAIIAPKNDTIDEINSRILSLVPGNEKVYLSSDTLVESSKENGNLDLLYPVEFLNSLQFKGIPHHKLMLKVGSPVMLLHNLNQSAGLCNGTRLIITQLGARVLEAQIITGSHIGDKVLLPRIALHVSSAKWPFVLSRRQFPVCLCYAMTINKSQGQTLQNIGLYLPRPVFSHGQLYVAISRVTSRKGLRILIDDDTDPNTNATQNIVYKEILRSLW; encoded by the coding sequence ATGACTGATTATGGCCTACCAAATCCTGATCCAACCCTTTGCAGCAAGGTGAAAAATAGATTGATGGCTGAGGAATTAGCTTACGACAGTGAAATGCTCTTGCATGTGCATGAAACTCTCATTAACCAATTAAACTATGAACAGAGGCATATATATGATGTTGTCATACAGTCAGTTTATGGGAAAACTGGTCGGTGCTTTTTTGTATATGGGTATGGTGGAACTGGGAAGACATTTCTTTGGAATGCAATCATTTCCCGCTTGCGATCGGAGAAACACATTGTTCTTGCTGTAGCTTCATCAGGGGTTGCTGCGCTCTTGCTCCTTGGAGGCCGTACTGCGCATTCTCGATTTAAAATTCCCATTGTTATTGATGAGTCGTCGATGTGTGATATTAAAAGGGGTACTTTCCTTGCTGATTTAATAGTGCAGAGTTCTCTGGTAATATGGGATGAGGCTCCTATGACTCACCGCCATTGTTTTGAGTCGTTGGATCGTAGTATGCGTGACATTCTTGGTCAATTGGACTCCTCAAATTCTGACCGGATGTTTGGTGGGAAGACAATGTTACTTGGTGGAGATTTCCGGCAAGTGCTGCCCGTAGTTGAGGGTGGTAATAGGCTAGACACAATTGATGCATCAATCACCAACTCTTATTTGTGGGACCATGTTAAGATACTAAAACTTACAACCAACATGCGCATACTTGGGATGGGGAGGAGTGGTTTAGCAGCTAAGGAGGTGAAAGACTTCAGTGACTGGGTATTGAGTGTTGGTGATGGTACTACAAAAGGTACCGCTGAGATTGATGACGGGGACTCGGAGCTGATTGAGATACCAAGTGACATCTTAGTCCCAAGACTAGATTCTGCTATCGATGATATTATAAGTTCTACTTATCCCAACTTGGGGGCATCATATTCAGACCCAACCTACCTGAGGGAAAGGGCTATTATAGCTCCGAAGAACGACACCATCGACGAAATTAATAGCCGTATTCTTTCTTTAGTTCCAGGCAATGAAAAGGTATACCTCAGCTCAGATACATTGGTTGAATCCTCAAAGGAGAATGGTAATCTAGACTTGCTTTACCCTGTTGAGTTCTTAAATTCGCTCCAATTTAAAGGTATCCCTCATCACAAGCTTATGCTTAAGGTTGGCTCCCCTGTCATGCTACTGCACAATTTAAATCAGAGCGCTGGCCTTTGCAATGGTACACGTCTTATAATAACACAGTTAGGTGCTCGGGTATTGGAGGCTCAAATTATAACTGGATCACACATTGGTGACAAGGTACTTCTTCCTCGGATTGCCTTGCATGTATCAAGCGCTAAATGGCCATTTGTTCTTAGTAGGCGGCAATTTCCAGTTTGTTTGTGTTATGCAATGACCATAAACAAGAGCCAAGGGCAAACTTTACAGAATATTGGCCTATACTTGCCACGCCCAGTTTTCTCCCATGGTCAGCTCTATGTTGCTATATCACGTGTAACATCTAGGAAGGGCCTTAGGATCCTAATTGACGATGATACAGACCCAAATACCAATGCTACCCAAAATATTGTCTACAAAGAAATCCTCCGATCCCTTTGGTAA
- the LOC120670071 gene encoding serine carboxypeptidase-like 7 → MMTPPAARSYPRSRDLSMMTPPAAAGPRQRRLRPAGPGDRLRPAGPGDRLCSRCALVVFLLAACASSGSGRVVTSLPGFDGPLPFHLETGYVEVDAQNGAALFYYFVQSESGASAPFLLWLTGGDRCSVFSGLAFEIGPVRFVVEPYDGTLPRLQYNQNSWAKVSHILFVDSPVGAGFSFSREPKGYDVGDISSTLQLYDFLIKWFNDHPQFLTNPFYIGGDSYAGKIVPFLAQIISEGIEAGRTLPNLKGYLAGNPGTGEIVDFSSRVPYAHGFGIISDQLYETIVTHCQGQDYIDPGNALCAQAMNTFNDLINEVEKAQVLLDKCVYASAVPNVDSKTDASDGRRILGEEVGTGKLNHPPARPPFGCITYGYYLSYFWANDKRTQEALGIKKGTVEEWVRCHDKDLPYTNDLGSAIKYHRNLTSRGYRALVYSGDHDLVVPHLGTQAWVRSLNFSIVDDWRAWHLGGQSAGFTISYSNNMTFATIKGAGHTAPEYEPERCFAMFRRWILNRPL, encoded by the exons ATGATGACGCCGCCGGCTGCTCGATCTTATCCCCGCAGCCGCGACTTATCGATGAtgacgccgccggcggcggcagggccgcggcagcgccgcctccggccaGCCGGACCCGGCGACCGCCTCCGGCCAGCCGGACCCGGCGACCGCCTCTGCTCCCGTTGCGCCCTCGTCGTCTTCCTGCTCGCCGCctgcgcctcctccggctccgggCGGGTGGTGACCAGCCTCCCGGGCTTCGACGGGCCCCTCCCCTTCCACCTCGAAACAGG GTACGTGGAGGTGGACGCGCAGAACGGCGCCGCGCTCTTCTACTACTTCGTCCAGTCCGAGTCCGGCGCCTCCGCGCCTTTCCTCCTCTGGCTCACGGGCGGCGACCGCTGCTCCGTCTTCAGCGGCCTCGCCTTCGAGATCG GTCCCGTCAGGTTCGTCGTAGAGCCCTACGACGGCACGTTGCCGCGCCTGCAGTACAATCAAAACTCGTGGGCCAAG GTGTCACATATCCTATTTGTCGATTCGCCGGTTGGGGCtgggttttccttttctagagAACCTAAAGGCTATGATGTTGGAGACATCTCATCCACACTACAACTATATGACTTCCTCATCAAG TGGTTTAATGACCACCCTCAGTTCCTCACGAATCCTTTCTATATTGGTGGAGACTCCTACGCCGGAAAAATTGTGCCATTTCTTGCGCAAATTATTTCAGAAG GTATTGAAGCAGGAAGGACCCTTCCAAATCTGAAG GGCTATCTAGCGGGCAACCCGGGCACAGGAGAAATTGTTGATTTTAGCTCTAGAGTACCTTATGCTCACGGATTTGGTATTATTTCAGATCAACTCTACGAG ACAATAGTGACGCATTGCCAAGGACAGGACTACATTGACCCTGGAAATGCGCTCTGTGCTCAGGCTATGAATACTTTCAATGAT CTCATCAACGAAGTTGAGAAGGCCCAGGTTCTGCTGGACAAGTGCGTCTACGCATCGGCTGTACCAAATGTTGACAGCAAGACAGACGCCTCAGATGGTAGAAGGATCCTTGGGGAGGAGGTGGGAACAGGGAAGCTGAATCACCCACCAGCTCGACCCCCATTTGGCTGCATT ACTTACGGCTATTATCTGTCGTATTTTTGGGCGAATGATAAACGCACCCAAGAAGCTCTCGGGATCAAGAAG GGAACTGTGGAAGAGTGGGTGAGATGCCACGACAAAGATCTGCCCTACACGAACGACCTCGGCAGTGCCATCAAGTACCACCGGAACCTGACGTCCAGAGGCTACCGCGCGCTGGTCTACAG CGGCGACCATGACCTGGTGGTGCCGCACCTGGGCACCCAggcctgggtcaggtcgctcaaCTTCTCCATCGTTGACGACTGGAGGGCGTGGCATCTCGGCGGCCAATCCGCCGG ATTCACGATAAGCTATTCAAACAACATGACATTCGCGACGATCAAG GGTGCTGGGCACACGGCGCCAGAGTACGAGCCGGAGAGGTGTTTTGCCATGTTCAGACGCTGGATACTCAACCGCCCACTTTAA